The Mesomycoplasma ovipneumoniae genome window below encodes:
- the nusA gene encoding transcription termination/antitermination protein NusA, which produces MNRKKEKVTKINPRDNARLIVQSIKEVAKNSELSLDRVVDIFQEAIEFVISRKIDPDAHIVIEANLEDSNFKVFNTNGIVVEDTYFDELTNEEKINESISFILVSDAKKVDKNARVDDIFSIELDLTAFEQWLFTAIMHTFKQKISEIVRNNVFNKYSLLKNQVVSATITNKISAGYIFEIDDDKVSAFMPSHYATGNNLKIGSRHEVVIENVTKNTKQSQVVVSSKSVQLVKKKIIDAIPELQSKYLEIASIARIPGEKCKVAIRKTDDAEANDISEIGSVVGETGSRIFAITQELDGEKIEVIKYDDNIIQFIVNAMSPSKVICVKEFKISHKLRRFTVVVPDFQHSLAIGKNGSNVKLTADLTRSQLQILPYSAVLKDNNFQIEWNGNVKDHQELIDLKNEYMQRQQSRAYQNKWNSYNRPNNSFDSILQQFESDILELEKPYGVENEFIPRNKLKTAKIQPEIPKPASPLKQPATKNKPSNKPVNKQQNKPNYSNYQSDSVENSYSFSNVNQKKFFDADSLFDSAVNEAISENELIDKQHLEEEGKKQDQKTPKVQINSQAEENSQSYIENERQIKNFKSDDDLVKYTGVDDIDIDDFDF; this is translated from the coding sequence ATGAATAGGAAAAAAGAAAAAGTTACTAAAATTAACCCAAGAGACAATGCAAGATTAATTGTTCAATCAATTAAGGAGGTTGCTAAAAACAGCGAGTTATCGCTAGATAGAGTTGTTGATATTTTCCAAGAAGCTATTGAATTTGTTATATCACGAAAAATCGACCCTGATGCACATATTGTAATTGAAGCTAATCTGGAAGATTCAAATTTTAAAGTTTTTAATACAAACGGAATTGTTGTTGAAGATACTTATTTTGATGAGCTGACAAATGAAGAAAAAATTAATGAATCTATTTCATTTATTTTAGTTTCTGATGCAAAAAAGGTCGACAAAAATGCCCGTGTTGATGACATTTTTTCAATTGAACTTGACCTTACAGCTTTTGAACAATGACTTTTTACAGCAATCATGCATACTTTTAAACAAAAAATTTCTGAAATTGTCCGTAATAATGTTTTTAATAAATATTCTTTATTAAAAAATCAAGTTGTCTCTGCGACAATAACAAACAAAATTTCAGCTGGTTACATTTTTGAAATTGATGATGACAAAGTTTCTGCTTTTATGCCAAGTCATTATGCAACTGGAAATAATTTAAAAATTGGTTCACGTCATGAAGTTGTTATTGAAAATGTAACTAAAAATACAAAACAGTCACAAGTTGTCGTTTCATCAAAATCAGTTCAACTTGTTAAGAAAAAAATAATTGATGCAATTCCTGAATTACAATCTAAATATCTTGAAATAGCTTCAATAGCGCGAATTCCTGGTGAAAAATGTAAGGTTGCAATCCGAAAAACTGATGATGCTGAAGCAAATGACATTTCAGAAATTGGCTCAGTTGTTGGCGAAACCGGCTCAAGAATTTTTGCAATTACCCAAGAACTTGATGGTGAAAAAATTGAAGTTATTAAATATGATGACAATATAATTCAATTCATTGTAAATGCAATGTCACCTTCAAAAGTTATTTGCGTAAAAGAATTCAAAATAAGTCATAAATTACGGCGTTTTACCGTAGTTGTGCCTGATTTTCAACATAGTCTTGCTATTGGAAAAAACGGTTCAAATGTAAAATTAACAGCCGACTTAACTCGTAGTCAACTTCAAATTTTACCTTATTCTGCAGTTCTAAAAGACAATAATTTCCAAATTGAGTGAAACGGAAATGTTAAAGATCACCAAGAGCTAATCGATCTCAAAAACGAATATATGCAACGTCAACAAAGTCGCGCATATCAAAATAAGTGAAATTCATATAATCGACCTAATAATAGTTTTGACTCAATTTTGCAGCAATTTGAATCAGATATTCTCGAACTTGAAAAACCTTATGGGGTTGAGAATGAATTTATACCTAGAAACAAACTAAAAACTGCTAAAATTCAGCCAGAAATCCCTAAACCCGCTAGTCCTTTGAAACAACCGGCAACTAAAAATAAACCTTCAAACAAACCTGTTAATAAACAACAAAATAAACCAAATTACTCAAATTATCAATCAGATTCAGTAGAAAATTCATATTCTTTTTCAAATGTAAATCAAAAAAAATTTTTTGATGCCGATTCTTTGTTTGATTCAGCTGTTAATGAAGCAATTAGCGAAAATGAATTAATCGACAAACAACATTTAGAAGAAGAAGGTAAAAAACAAGACCAAAAAACTCCAAAAGTACAAATTAATTCTCAAGCCGAAGAAAACAGCCAGTCATATATCGAAAATGAAAGACAGATTAAAAATTTCAAATCAGATGATGATCTTGTAAAATACACTGGTGTTGATGATATTGATATTGACGATTTTGACTTTTAA
- a CDS encoding ribosome assembly cofactor RimP: MNLIQRLKDEFNDILSINFVLEDGLNYLRIVTNYNSLDQVEEISVKISEFIDKIESSEKNFILEVLSRGQDYQNE; encoded by the coding sequence TTGAATTTAATACAAAGGTTAAAAGATGAATTTAATGATATTTTGTCAATTAATTTTGTTTTAGAAGACGGGCTGAACTATTTAAGAATTGTTACAAATTATAATTCGCTTGATCAAGTTGAAGAGATTTCTGTAAAAATTTCTGAATTTATTGATAAAATTGAGTCTAGTGAAAAAAATTTTATTTTAGAAGTGCTTTCAAGAGGGCAGGATTACCAAAATGAATAG
- a CDS encoding pullulanase: MFINYDTALIRKNSRGESYWGPLGLIFNSNRFEFYLWSPDATRVHFAIYENSQDTNPTEIIAMTKKSDVWFCEIDEKFHGYLYNLLIEHRDSKITEALDPYSYSICPFDWTKNEVPKSYLIDIYSPQAGTSPSELSFQTKNPLSDALIYELNIRDFSSKNSNIANPGTFLGALDQKIFDYLSGLNFNFLQLLPVHSCYTFSQKNISILKKGQGKGHFTNYNWGYDPLGFFSINSSYSSNPLDPYLKIKEFKAFIDSAHKKNIGIILDVAFSQTFRKSILDDVAGGYFYRDEALSFPSQFPPLDSQKPMAFRLILDSLIFFVKYYKVDGFRFDAASYFDKKSLEIISIELKKINPNIILFGKFCKKTDLQHKNRTEKTSRSNNFNFAYLNNGLSNVIRGSNVPGDKGLILSKNSSKFASYVSLIPGGIFDFDFGDFFHSSRRDDLFANDISINVSYITSYDGPTLADKILTTASGLTKNAFIETYRQALMMVLFVQGKVLLSSGTELAFSKACDFSGASYSNCHLNLNSTKPPFSFQANKFLDFYSNKTTDFTNGLDFSLLEISEIKTKIFNFLAKINEFRLKTQFFRLPDNQAIYDSIKFETVDNKKGLIIFNIQIKNEIIKVIHNFSSNSYDYNFEDFDVIFNSKLQFSQNIIQKRQSILLMKKF, from the coding sequence ATGTTTATTAATTATGATACTGCTTTAATTAGAAAAAATTCGCGCGGTGAATCTTATTGAGGACCGCTAGGCTTAATTTTTAATTCAAACCGTTTTGAATTTTATTTATGATCACCTGATGCAACGCGGGTTCACTTTGCAATTTATGAAAATTCTCAAGACACTAATCCAACCGAAATAATTGCAATGACAAAGAAATCTGATGTTTGGTTTTGCGAAATTGACGAAAAATTTCACGGATATCTTTATAATTTATTAATTGAACACCGTGATTCAAAAATAACCGAAGCGCTTGACCCTTATTCATATAGCATTTGTCCTTTTGATTGAACTAAAAATGAAGTACCAAAAAGTTATTTAATTGATATTTATTCACCTCAAGCTGGCACAAGTCCTTCAGAATTATCATTTCAAACCAAAAATCCGCTGAGTGATGCGCTAATTTATGAATTAAATATTCGTGATTTTAGTTCAAAAAATTCAAACATAGCAAATCCAGGAACTTTTCTTGGGGCTCTAGATCAGAAAATTTTTGATTATTTATCTGGACTAAATTTTAATTTTTTGCAATTATTACCAGTTCATTCTTGTTACACTTTTAGTCAAAAAAATATTTCAATTCTTAAAAAGGGTCAAGGAAAAGGTCATTTTACAAACTATAATTGGGGTTATGATCCGCTTGGTTTCTTTTCAATTAATTCAAGTTATTCTTCAAATCCACTTGACCCGTATTTAAAAATAAAAGAATTTAAAGCATTTATTGACTCAGCTCATAAAAAAAATATCGGAATTATTCTTGATGTTGCTTTTAGTCAAACTTTTCGCAAATCTATTTTAGATGATGTTGCTGGTGGTTATTTTTATCGCGATGAGGCTTTGTCTTTTCCGTCCCAATTTCCGCCTCTTGATTCGCAAAAGCCAATGGCATTTAGGTTAATTTTAGATTCACTTATTTTCTTTGTTAAATACTATAAAGTTGATGGATTTCGCTTTGATGCAGCTTCATATTTTGATAAAAAATCGCTTGAAATTATAAGTATTGAACTAAAAAAAATAAATCCTAACATTATCTTGTTTGGTAAATTTTGCAAAAAAACTGATTTACAACATAAAAATCGAACTGAAAAAACTAGTCGTTCTAATAATTTTAATTTTGCTTATTTAAATAACGGGCTTTCTAACGTTATTCGCGGATCTAATGTTCCTGGTGATAAAGGTCTAATTTTGTCAAAAAATAGTTCAAAATTTGCTTCATATGTCTCATTAATTCCAGGTGGAATTTTTGATTTTGATTTTGGTGATTTTTTTCACTCAAGTAGAAGAGATGACCTTTTTGCAAACGATATTAGTATAAATGTTTCTTATATAACTTCATATGATGGTCCTACTTTGGCTGACAAAATTTTAACAACTGCTTCAGGTCTAACAAAAAACGCCTTTATCGAAACTTACCGTCAAGCATTAATGATGGTTCTATTTGTTCAAGGAAAAGTCCTTTTAAGTTCAGGAACTGAGCTGGCCTTTTCAAAAGCGTGTGATTTTTCGGGTGCTAGTTATTCAAATTGTCATCTTAATTTAAACTCAACAAAACCACCTTTTTCATTTCAGGCCAATAAGTTTCTTGATTTTTATTCAAATAAAACTACCGATTTTACTAACGGTCTTGATTTTAGCCTTCTTGAAATTAGCGAAATTAAAACTAAAATTTTTAATTTCTTAGCAAAAATTAATGAATTTCGTCTAAAAACCCAGTTTTTTAGACTGCCAGATAATCAAGCAATTTATGATTCTATAAAATTTGAAACTGTTGATAATAAAAAAGGACTAATAATTTTTAACATCCAAATTAAAAACGAAATTATTAAGGTAATTCATAATTTTTCAAGCAATTCTTATGACTATAATTTTGAAGATTTTGATGTAATTTTTAATTCTAAATTACAATTTAGTCAAAATATTATTCAAAAACGACAGTCAATCTTGCTTATGAAAAAATTCTAA
- a CDS encoding FAD-dependent oxidoreductase, protein MKIISIGTNHAGTSFLRTLKTIYPQADLVSYDRNTDISFLGCGIALWVSDEFSDPSGLFYSSPEQLKSMGIDVHLQHDVLEIDRENKIITVKNLVSGEIFKDNYDKLVFAGGTWPIIPPFEGINLENILVSKTFTHAQEIKAKAVDPTIKNVIIIGGGYIGIELLEAFHKYGKKTTLIDMQDRIIPNYFDKEFTQKIEDKIVEEGINLQFNQKVVRFIADESGKKVAFVETDKGKYAADLVILAIGFSPNTKILTDVEKTANGAVKVDEFQRCLSDKDLYVIGDSASMVHNVTKQHAHIALATNAVKSGIVAAFHIAGREDIPFPGYVGTNAISVFGFNYASTGYCENACPKMGLDNVGVEYLEDWDRPEFMQNKSKVWIKIAYDKPSLKLIGAQIGSYGKEYNHTEVIYFLSLAIQKGLKLPEIALSDFYFLPHYNKPFNFVIQVILNALGLNYNKK, encoded by the coding sequence ATGAAAATAATATCAATTGGAACTAACCATGCCGGAACTTCATTTTTAAGAACCCTAAAAACTATTTACCCACAAGCGGATCTTGTCTCATATGATAGAAATACTGACATTTCTTTTTTAGGTTGCGGAATTGCACTTTGAGTTTCTGATGAATTTAGTGATCCATCTGGACTTTTTTATTCAAGTCCTGAACAATTAAAATCAATGGGAATCGATGTTCATTTACAGCATGATGTTCTCGAAATTGACCGTGAAAATAAAATTATTACCGTTAAAAATTTAGTTAGCGGCGAAATTTTTAAAGATAACTATGACAAATTAGTTTTTGCAGGCGGAACTTGGCCGATTATTCCACCTTTTGAGGGGATTAATCTTGAAAACATTTTAGTTTCAAAAACATTCACTCACGCACAAGAAATTAAAGCAAAAGCTGTTGATCCAACAATTAAAAATGTAATTATTATCGGTGGTGGTTACATTGGTATTGAATTACTTGAAGCTTTTCACAAATATGGCAAAAAAACAACACTAATTGACATGCAAGATAGAATTATCCCTAATTATTTTGATAAGGAATTTACTCAAAAAATTGAGGATAAAATTGTTGAAGAAGGTATTAATTTACAATTTAATCAAAAAGTTGTTCGCTTTATTGCCGATGAAAGTGGAAAAAAAGTTGCTTTTGTTGAGACAGACAAAGGTAAATATGCTGCCGATTTAGTAATTTTAGCTATCGGATTTTCACCAAACACCAAAATCTTAACAGACGTCGAAAAAACTGCCAATGGTGCAGTTAAAGTTGATGAATTCCAGCGTTGCCTAAGTGATAAAGATCTTTATGTAATTGGTGATTCAGCTTCAATGGTTCACAATGTAACTAAACAACATGCTCACATTGCGCTTGCAACAAATGCCGTAAAATCAGGGATAGTTGCTGCTTTCCACATTGCAGGACGTGAAGATATTCCTTTCCCAGGTTATGTTGGAACAAATGCAATTTCCGTTTTTGGATTTAATTATGCCTCAACTGGATATTGTGAAAATGCTTGTCCAAAAATGGGCTTGGACAATGTTGGAGTTGAATATCTCGAAGACTGAGATCGCCCAGAATTTATGCAAAATAAATCAAAAGTATGAATCAAAATCGCTTATGACAAACCAAGTCTAAAATTAATTGGTGCTCAAATTGGTTCATATGGAAAAGAATATAATCACACTGAAGTAATTTATTTCCTTTCACTAGCAATTCAAAAAGGTCTAAAATTACCAGAAATTGCTCTTTCAGATTTTTACTTCTTGCCTCACTATAATAAGCCGTTTAATTTTGTAATCCAAGTAATTTTAAATGCGCTAGGGTTAAATTACAATAAAAAATAA
- a CDS encoding 16S rRNA (uracil(1498)-N(3))-methyltransferase, which yields MFRFFVSEKQENFFILDDLNLNHIKVVRIKNENFICVYKGEFYLTKLVQNSNKAEIIEKLEINNEPKNKVILALAILKTKSFEFAIQKAVEIGVSEIWPFFSKNVSQKLEGDLRKKLKRWEQICLHSAQQSFRNLIPKINLPINYSDILKNSSNFSQKLIAFEDQKNQTKIDQSQNDTIIIIGPEGGFDQSEIDLAQKFDFKVVSLGKRILRSETAAIFLLSKCIND from the coding sequence ATGTTCCGTTTTTTTGTTAGTGAAAAACAAGAAAATTTTTTTATTCTTGATGATTTAAATCTAAATCATATTAAAGTTGTGCGAATTAAAAACGAAAATTTTATCTGTGTTTACAAAGGTGAATTTTATCTTACAAAATTAGTTCAAAATTCAAACAAAGCTGAAATTATTGAAAAACTTGAAATAAATAATGAACCTAAAAACAAGGTTATTTTAGCACTTGCAATTCTAAAGACAAAATCCTTTGAATTTGCAATTCAAAAAGCTGTTGAAATTGGAGTCAGTGAAATTTGACCGTTTTTTAGTAAAAATGTAAGTCAAAAATTAGAAGGGGATTTAAGAAAAAAATTAAAAAGATGAGAGCAAATTTGTCTCCACAGCGCACAGCAGAGTTTTCGAAATTTGATTCCAAAAATAAATTTACCTATAAATTACAGTGATATTTTGAAAAATTCAAGTAATTTTAGTCAAAAATTAATCGCCTTTGAAGACCAAAAAAACCAAACAAAAATAGACCAATCACAAAATGATACAATTATAATAATCGGTCCTGAAGGCGGTTTTGATCAATCAGAGATAGATTTAGCCCAAAAATTTGATTTTAAAGTTGTGTCTTTAGGCAAAAGAATTTTACGCTCTGAAACAGCAGCAATTTTTTTATTAAGCAAATGCATAAATGATTAA
- the alaS gene encoding alanine--tRNA ligase, with amino-acid sequence MKKLSANEVRQLWYDFFQQKNHLLIESKPLVPQNDDSLLWINSGVAALKDYFIGKKIPPSKRLVNSQKALRTNDIENVGQTSRHHTLFEMLGNFSIGDYFKLEAIDFAFEFLTKWLELDPEKLYITYYDSDFETLNKWKSLGFPENRLIPGGKKTNFWDLGQGPCGPCTEIYFDRGEKFDARGDELIRNDIENDRFIEIWNIVFSEFNNDGAQNYSPLMSKNIDTGAGFERIVSILQNGPTNYDTDLFLPIIAEIQKYTDFKYDIENYFKKDTKQAQINKSFRLIADHIRAISAAVNDGVMPSNLHRGYIIRRLIRRAYWNGKKLGISEEFLHKLVPIVAKTLNANFDIEKIESVIYHEEKNFIKTLEIGHELLENEIEKTEGQISPEIVFKLFVTYGFPPELTQEILQEKNISFDLKSLEEYREKHAQISRANIKKGMGKVIDSLNQVTSQISEFIGYEFHKTETKIAFLANQFNKIDQTNEGEISYAIFEKTPFYATAGGQKHDQGYIIQNGKKIEIIDVFKDKFLNNVHVFEGELSKNLPVILELNSDNRLKLERNHSATHLLFASLRAEFGPQIKQLGSDNNEERLTFDFPCAQKPSKEQIKSVENRVNSYISQQVQRQYLVTNLEKAQKLNAIMTLEESEYMDPNALRLVVFPGITTDLCGGTHVQNTKLLEKFTILSCQTKGSGIYRIRAVSSFAKNVEFLEQNIELLKFQITSLVNKIAKISQDFTFDFPSFTDLDLEFEHLTKIEEELKEKYKKILKNQDISQSLELNLENFVDISQNKFYIDLEFNSKNLKQSAATFRQKNPKSTFILATNLEDENYLITVASFNLESNIILEKILEIYDGAGGGNSKIAQAKIKKKPIKDDIIKLLWALDPEF; translated from the coding sequence ATGAAAAAATTATCAGCTAATGAAGTTCGTCAACTTTGATATGATTTTTTTCAGCAAAAAAATCATCTTCTTATAGAATCTAAACCCCTTGTTCCCCAAAATGATGATTCGCTTCTTTGAATTAATTCAGGAGTTGCGGCCTTAAAAGATTATTTTATTGGTAAAAAAATTCCACCTTCAAAACGACTTGTTAATTCGCAAAAAGCACTAAGAACTAATGATATTGAAAATGTTGGTCAAACCTCAAGACATCACACTTTGTTTGAAATGCTAGGAAATTTTTCAATTGGAGACTATTTCAAACTAGAAGCGATTGATTTTGCCTTTGAATTTTTAACTAAATGATTAGAATTAGACCCTGAAAAACTTTATATAACATATTATGATAGTGATTTTGAGACTTTAAATAAATGGAAAAGTTTAGGTTTTCCTGAAAATAGACTTATTCCTGGTGGTAAAAAAACTAATTTTTGAGACTTAGGTCAAGGTCCTTGTGGCCCATGTACCGAAATTTATTTTGACCGTGGTGAAAAATTTGATGCTCGTGGTGATGAATTAATAAGAAATGACATCGAAAATGACCGTTTTATTGAAATTTGAAACATTGTTTTTTCAGAATTTAATAACGACGGAGCGCAAAATTATTCACCATTAATGTCAAAAAATATTGATACTGGTGCAGGTTTTGAAAGAATCGTCTCAATTTTGCAAAATGGTCCAACTAATTATGATACAGATTTATTTTTGCCAATTATTGCAGAAATTCAAAAGTACACTGATTTTAAATACGATATTGAAAATTATTTTAAAAAAGATACAAAACAAGCCCAAATTAATAAAAGTTTTAGACTAATTGCTGACCACATTCGCGCAATAAGTGCCGCAGTAAATGATGGCGTTATGCCATCAAATTTACACCGAGGCTATATAATTAGGCGTTTAATTAGAAGAGCTTATTGAAACGGGAAAAAATTAGGAATTTCAGAAGAGTTTTTACACAAATTAGTTCCAATTGTCGCTAAAACACTGAACGCTAATTTTGATATTGAAAAAATTGAGTCGGTGATTTATCATGAAGAAAAAAATTTTATAAAAACTCTTGAAATTGGTCATGAACTTTTAGAAAATGAGATAGAAAAAACTGAAGGTCAAATTTCTCCAGAAATTGTTTTTAAACTTTTTGTCACTTATGGATTTCCTCCTGAACTAACCCAGGAAATTCTTCAAGAAAAAAATATTAGTTTTGACCTTAAATCATTAGAAGAATATCGCGAAAAACACGCTCAAATTTCCCGGGCAAATATCAAAAAAGGTATGGGAAAAGTTATTGATTCTTTAAATCAAGTTACATCACAAATTTCAGAATTTATAGGTTATGAATTTCACAAAACAGAAACAAAAATTGCTTTTTTAGCAAATCAATTTAATAAAATTGACCAAACTAACGAAGGTGAAATTTCATATGCAATTTTTGAAAAAACTCCATTTTATGCAACAGCAGGTGGTCAAAAACATGATCAAGGATATATAATTCAAAACGGCAAAAAAATTGAAATTATTGATGTTTTTAAAGACAAATTTTTAAATAATGTCCATGTTTTTGAAGGTGAACTATCAAAAAATTTACCGGTAATTTTAGAACTAAATTCAGACAACCGCTTAAAATTAGAGCGAAACCATTCGGCAACTCACCTTTTATTTGCTTCACTTCGGGCAGAATTTGGCCCTCAAATTAAGCAACTTGGTTCTGATAATAATGAAGAAAGACTAACTTTTGACTTTCCTTGTGCCCAAAAACCTTCAAAAGAACAAATAAAATCTGTCGAAAACCGTGTAAATTCATATATAAGTCAACAAGTTCAGCGCCAATATTTAGTCACAAACCTAGAAAAAGCCCAAAAACTAAATGCAATTATGACATTAGAAGAATCAGAATACATGGATCCTAATGCCCTTCGACTTGTGGTTTTTCCCGGAATTACAACAGATTTATGCGGAGGAACTCACGTTCAAAACACTAAATTATTAGAAAAATTCACAATTTTATCCTGCCAAACTAAGGGTTCAGGCATTTACCGGATTCGTGCTGTTAGCTCTTTTGCCAAAAATGTTGAGTTTTTAGAACAAAATATTGAACTCTTGAAGTTTCAAATTACTTCATTAGTTAACAAAATTGCAAAAATTAGTCAAGATTTTACCTTTGATTTTCCAAGTTTTACTGATTTAGATTTAGAATTTGAGCACTTGACAAAAATTGAAGAAGAGCTTAAAGAGAAATACAAAAAAATCCTAAAAAATCAAGATATTTCTCAATCATTAGAATTAAATTTAGAAAATTTTGTTGACATTAGTCAAAATAAGTTTTACATTGATTTGGAATTTAATTCCAAAAATTTAAAACAATCAGCTGCTACTTTTAGACAAAAAAACCCAAAGTCAACATTTATTCTAGCCACAAACCTCGAAGACGAAAATTATTTAATTACAGTTGCATCTTTTAACTTAGAATCAAATATCATTCTTGAAAAAATTCTAGAAATTTACGATGGTGCAGGGGGTGGAAATTCTAAAATAGCTCAGGCAAAAATCAAGAAAAAACCTATAAAAGACGATATAATTAAGCTTTTATGAGCATTAGACCCAGAGTTTTAG
- the ruvX gene encoding Holliday junction resolvase RuvX, producing the protein MSIRPRVLALDLGVKSCGFAISDSDWKISLPLEQYNFNRYDFARVIARIGFWLDQYSISTLVLGYPLTLSGKISPRTIMVEEFAQLIKKHYQIQLFFQDERLSSKEANSILIDSGLSFKKRQKIIDKLAAQIILERFLQTQNGYEK; encoded by the coding sequence ATGAGCATTAGACCCAGAGTTTTAGCACTTGATTTAGGGGTTAAGTCTTGCGGCTTTGCAATTTCTGATTCAGATTGGAAAATTTCACTACCCCTTGAGCAATATAATTTTAATAGGTATGATTTTGCAAGAGTTATCGCGCGAATTGGTTTTTGATTAGATCAATATTCTATTTCTACTCTTGTTTTAGGTTATCCTTTAACTTTATCAGGTAAAATTTCTCCAAGAACAATTATGGTCGAAGAATTTGCCCAATTAATAAAAAAACACTATCAAATACAGCTTTTTTTTCAAGATGAGCGACTTTCTTCCAAGGAGGCCAACTCAATTTTAATTGACTCAGGTTTGTCCTTTAAAAAAAGGCAAAAAATTATTGACAAATTAGCAGCTCAAATTATACTTGAAAGATTTTTACAAACACAAAATGGATATGAAAAATAA
- the pth gene encoding aminoacyl-tRNA hydrolase has protein sequence MKLIVGLGNPGEKYAQTKHNVGFWVLDLLAEKLGLTFDQKTENGVFCKTSDFILAKPTTYMNKSGDFVFELVQFYKINILDVIIVYDDMNFEIGQALIRATGSAGGQRGMENIIEKCGTKDIKRLKIGISRAENSKEYVLSPFENQAKIKVKQVIDQAADILIFYLSNSFMTTVQKFNANKNKA, from the coding sequence ATGAAACTAATTGTTGGACTTGGTAATCCAGGCGAAAAATATGCTCAAACAAAACATAATGTGGGATTTTGAGTTCTTGATTTATTAGCTGAAAAACTCGGATTGACCTTTGATCAAAAAACTGAAAATGGCGTTTTTTGTAAAACAAGTGATTTTATTCTTGCAAAACCAACAACATATATGAATAAATCAGGTGATTTTGTCTTTGAATTAGTCCAATTTTACAAAATTAATATTCTTGACGTGATAATTGTTTATGATGATATGAATTTTGAAATTGGCCAGGCACTAATTAGAGCAACCGGGAGCGCAGGTGGGCAACGAGGCATGGAAAATATTATTGAAAAATGTGGCACTAAAGATATAAAAAGACTAAAAATTGGTATTTCCCGCGCCGAAAATTCCAAGGAATACGTGCTTAGTCCTTTTGAAAATCAGGCCAAAATTAAAGTTAAACAAGTTATTGACCAAGCTGCTGACATTCTTATTTTTTATTTATCAAATAGTTTTATGACTACGGTTCAAAAATTTAATGCTAACAAAAACAAAGCCTAA